GGACGCCTACTACGAGGCGCTCCACGGCGCTCCGATGCTCGAGGAGGACTGGGTCGAGGGTGACCCTGAGCCCGAGTACGACTGGGAGGACGCCGGGTGCTACGGCAGCGCCCAGCACCAGGTCTACGAGGAGTCCGACCCCACGATGCAGATGTGGGAGGACCCCGCGTTCACCGAGTTCTTCGCCGCGACCGAGAAGGTGTGGGAGGACGCCGCGCGCGACCCGCGCACCATCGCGGTCAACCTCGAGTGGGCCGAGTGCATGGAGGCGGCCGGCATCACCGGCATGACCTCACCGGACCTCGCCCAGGAGGCGATCTACACGGAGTACGACCGGCTCATGGAGAAGGCCGACGCCGAGATCGACTGGGAGAGCATCGACTGGGAGTCGCTGCCGGAGGGTGCCGACCCGATGCGCGACCTCATGGAGGAGCAGGGCCTGGCCGAGCTGCGCGAGCGGGAGATCGCCCAGGCGGTCGCCGACCTCGCGTGCCGGGAGGAGGCCGACGTCGAGGCCCGCCTCATGGAGATCCAGTTCGAGCTGGAGGAGGAGGTCGTCGAGACCTACCAGTCCGACATCGACGCGATCATCGCCACCTACGGGCAGGAGTCGTGAGGCTCCCCTCGCGCCGCCGCGTGAGTGCAGTGGAGCCGGAGGCCGGCGTCGAGGCGCTCGCCGTGCCTGCCGAGGACACCCTGCCCGACGGCGTCCGTCCGCCCCGTGCCAACCGCACCATCGTCGTCGTCGCGGTCACCGCGGTCGCGAGCCTCGCCGCCGGCGTGGCGCTGAGCCAGCTCGTCGTCTCACCCGCCCAGCGCGCGGCGGAGGCCGCGCCGCCCGAGCCCGGGCTCATCACCGTGCCCGTCGAGCGGCGCGAGCTGTCCACCGACCTCACCCTGCGCGGCGACGCGCTCTACGACGACCCCGTGCCGGTGAGCCTCGAGGCGCCCGAGGGCGGCGGGGGTGCCGTCGTCACCGGGCGCGTGCCCGAGGTCGGCGGGCTGGTCGAGGCCGGGCAGGTGGTCCTCGAGGTCGCCGGCCGGCCGGTCATCGTGCTGCCCGGTGAGCTGCCCGTCTACCGCACGCTGCGGATGGGCTCTACCGGCCCCGACGTCCTCCAGCTCAAGGAGTCGCTGGAGTCACTCGGCATCGAGGCCGGCGACGCCGGGTCGGACGTGTACGACGCCGCGACCTCCGCCGGCGTCGACGCGCTCTACGCGCGGGTCGGCTACCCCTCCCCGGTCGCCGAGGAGGGCGCCGAGGAGTCGGTCGCCGCCGCGCAGGAGGCGCTGCGCGCGGCCGAGGAGGCGCTCGCACAGGCCCAGGGCGAGCTCGCCCGCGCCGCCGAGGGGCCGCCGCGCTCCGAGCGGCTGCGCCTGGACACCGCCGTGGCCCGCGCGGAGCGGGCGGTGCAGGCGGCGATCGACGCCGGTGAGCCGGCCGAGGTCGTCACCCAGGCCCGCGAGGAGGTCGCCGTCGTCCGCGCCGAGCGGGAGGAGGCGCTCGCCCCGCGGGACCTCACCCCCGAGCGCTCCCTGCGCGACGCCGCCGACCGTGGTGTCGCCGACGCGCGCAGGGCGCTGGACGAGGCGTGGCGCGCCGCGCGCACCCCGCTGCCCGCCGCCGAGGTCGTCTACGTCGACACCCTGCCCCGCCGGATCGACTCGGTGATGGTGACCCGGGGCGCGACCGTAGGGGGTGTGGCCCTGACGATCTCCGGTGCCACCCTCGAGGTCCTCGCGAGCGTCTCGGCCGCCGACGCTGCCCTCGTGAGCGAGGGCGCCACCGCCTACCTCATGGTCGGGGAGGAGGAGGTCGAGGCGCGGGTCGAGGAGGTCCGCGCACCCGCCCGCCGGTCGGGTGACGGCGAGGACGGTGGGGACTCCGGCAGCGGCGGTGACCGCCGCGAGGTCGTCCTCGTGCCGCTGGAGATCACCGAGGAGCAGCGCGCCGCCGTCGTCGGGACCAACGTGCGGGTGAGCATCCCGCTCGAGTCGACCGGCGAGGAGGTGCTCGCCGTGCCCGTCGCCGCGCTCACCGCCGGCCCCGGCGGGGAGAGCCGGGTCGAGATCGACCGCGGCGGCACGACCGAGGTGGTCGTCGTCGAGACCGGCCTCACCGCCGGCGGCTACGTCGAGGTGAGCGCCGAGGGTCTGGCCGCCGGGGACCTCGTCGTCGTGGGCCGATGAGCTCGCCCGTCGTGGCCGCGCGCGGCGTGGGCGCCGGGGACCAGCCGGCCGTCGTCGACCTCCGGGGCGTCACGCGCTCCTTCCCCGGTCCGCCGCCGGTGACCGCCCTGCACCCGGTGACGCTGCGGGTGGCGCGCGGGGAGTACCTGTCGATCGTCGGGCCGTCCGGCTCGGGCAAGTCGACGCTGCTCAACGTGCTCGGCCTGCTCGACCGGCCGACCACGGGGGAGTACTGGCTCGACGGCACCGCCACCCACGCGGTGGGGGAGCGGCAGCGCACGGCCCTGCGCGGCGGGCTCATCGGGTTCGTCTTCCAGGCCTTCCACCTGCTGCCCCACCGCACCGTCCTGGACAACGTGCTCCTCGCGACGATGTACTCCGGGCTGCCCCGTGAGGAGCGGCTGCGGCGGTCCTACGAGGCGCTGCGCCGCGTCGGGCTCGAGCACCGCATCGGGTTCCGGCCCACCACCCTGTCCGGCGGGGAGCGTCAGCGGGTGGCGGTGGCCCGCGCCGTCGTCACCGGCCCGCGGCTGCTCCTCGCGGACGAGCCGACCGGCAACCTCGACACGACGACGTCCGGTGAGGTGCTCGACCTGTTCGACGAGCTCCACGCCGACGGCCTCACCCTGCTCGTCATCACCCACGACGACGCCGTCGCCGCTCGCGCCGGGCGCCGGGTGCGGATCACCGACGGCGTGCTGCGGGAGATCGCGTGAGCCGCAACCAGTTCGGGATGCGCGACCTCGTGCGCGAGGCCGGGCACGGCATCGGCGCCCGGCCCGGCAAGCTCGCCCTCACCATCCTCGGCACCGTCCTCGGGATCGCGGCGCTCGTCGTCACCATCGGCATGGCGCAGACCGGCGGAGGGCAGATCGCCCGCCAGTTCGACGCCGTCGCCGCCACCCAGGCCGTCATCCAGCCCGGGACCACCGAGGGGGCCGACGGCTCCAGCCGCTCGCGCGCGGCCCTGCCGTGGGACACCCCCGAACGCCTCGGACGTCTCAACGGGGTGGAGGCCGCCGCCCTGCTCGCCGACCTCGACCCCGGCGACCGGCGCATCACCTCCGTCCCACTCATCGACCCGGCCGCCGCCGCGCAGGTGCAGCCGGCCCTCGTCGCGAGCTCCCCGGAGCTGCTCGAGGCGCTGCGCGGCACGCTCACCACCGGGCGGATGTTCGACTCGGGCCACGACGCCCGCGCCGACCGGGTGGTGGTGCTGGGCGCCGGCGCGGCCCAGCGGCTCGGGGTCAACCGGGTGGACTCCCAGCCCTCGATCTTCATCGGCGAGGAGGCCTACACGGTCATCGGGATCGTCGGGGACGTCGCCCGCCGGCGCGACGTGCTCGACGCCGTCGTCCTCCCGCTCGGCACCGCCCGTGCGGACCTCGGCCTCACGTCTGCCACCGAGGCGCAGGTGAAGATCGCCGTCGGGGCGGGGCCGCTGCTCGTCGAGCAGGCGCCGCTCGCGCTGTCCCCGAACACCCCGGAGAACATCACCGTCCAGGCGCCCGCGCTCGGGAACCGGCTGCGCGAGAGCGTCCAGGGCGACATCAACGCCGTGTTCCTCGCGCTGGGCGCGGTGGCGCTGCTCGTCGGTGGGCTGGGCATCGCCAACGTCACCCTGCTCGGGGTCATCGAGCGGGTGGGCGAGATCGGGCTGCGGCGCGCGCTCGGCGCGACCCGGCGGCAGATCGCGGCCCAGTTCGTCGTCGAGTCGGTGACGATCGGGCTGCTCGGC
Above is a genomic segment from Georgenia wutianyii containing:
- a CDS encoding efflux RND transporter periplasmic adaptor subunit; amino-acid sequence: MSAVEPEAGVEALAVPAEDTLPDGVRPPRANRTIVVVAVTAVASLAAGVALSQLVVSPAQRAAEAAPPEPGLITVPVERRELSTDLTLRGDALYDDPVPVSLEAPEGGGGAVVTGRVPEVGGLVEAGQVVLEVAGRPVIVLPGELPVYRTLRMGSTGPDVLQLKESLESLGIEAGDAGSDVYDAATSAGVDALYARVGYPSPVAEEGAEESVAAAQEALRAAEEALAQAQGELARAAEGPPRSERLRLDTAVARAERAVQAAIDAGEPAEVVTQAREEVAVVRAEREEALAPRDLTPERSLRDAADRGVADARRALDEAWRAARTPLPAAEVVYVDTLPRRIDSVMVTRGATVGGVALTISGATLEVLASVSAADAALVSEGATAYLMVGEEEVEARVEEVRAPARRSGDGEDGGDSGSGGDRREVVLVPLEITEEQRAAVVGTNVRVSIPLESTGEEVLAVPVAALTAGPGGESRVEIDRGGTTEVVVVETGLTAGGYVEVSAEGLAAGDLVVVGR
- a CDS encoding ABC transporter ATP-binding protein, with the translated sequence MSSPVVAARGVGAGDQPAVVDLRGVTRSFPGPPPVTALHPVTLRVARGEYLSIVGPSGSGKSTLLNVLGLLDRPTTGEYWLDGTATHAVGERQRTALRGGLIGFVFQAFHLLPHRTVLDNVLLATMYSGLPREERLRRSYEALRRVGLEHRIGFRPTTLSGGERQRVAVARAVVTGPRLLLADEPTGNLDTTTSGEVLDLFDELHADGLTLLVITHDDAVAARAGRRVRITDGVLREIA
- a CDS encoding ABC transporter permease gives rise to the protein MSRNQFGMRDLVREAGHGIGARPGKLALTILGTVLGIAALVVTIGMAQTGGGQIARQFDAVAATQAVIQPGTTEGADGSSRSRAALPWDTPERLGRLNGVEAAALLADLDPGDRRITSVPLIDPAAAAQVQPALVASSPELLEALRGTLTTGRMFDSGHDARADRVVVLGAGAAQRLGVNRVDSQPSIFIGEEAYTVIGIVGDVARRRDVLDAVVLPLGTARADLGLTSATEAQVKIAVGAGPLLVEQAPLALSPNTPENITVQAPALGNRLRESVQGDINAVFLALGAVALLVGGLGIANVTLLGVIERVGEIGLRRALGATRRQIAAQFVVESVTIGLLGGLLGAAVGSFAVVAISVVQEWTPILDLRLVGGSALLGGVIGLVAGAYPALKAASLEPVTALRGGL